The following proteins are encoded in a genomic region of Magnolia sinica isolate HGM2019 chromosome 1, MsV1, whole genome shotgun sequence:
- the LOC131256557 gene encoding zinc finger A20 and AN1 domain-containing stress-associated protein 6-like — MDLPILCSNNCGFFGSDATKNLCSKCYKDFILKQSTAMCVGLPIQLAHGSGNEGGTTNANDGPAKQLPNRCGLCRKRVGLTGFQCRCGGTFCSVHRFWDKHDCSFDFKKMGRDVIARENPTVKADKCERI; from the coding sequence ATGGACCTACCAATTCTCTGCTCTAACAACTGTGGATTCTTCGGCAGTGATGCAACAAAAAATCTCTGCTCCAAGTGCTACAAAGATTTCATCCTCAAGCAATCAACGGCCATGTGTGTGGGACTACCAATTCAGTTGGCCCACGGCAGCGGCAATGAAGGAGGGACCACCAATGCTAATGATGGTCCTGCCAAACAACTCCCGAATCGGTGCGGGTTATGCAGGAAGCGTGTCGGGCTCACGGGCTTCCAGTGCCGATGCGGAGGCACGTTCTGCTCCGTACATCGATTCTGGGACAAGCACGACTGCTCGTTTGATTTCAAGAAGATGGGCCGGGATGTGATCGCAAGAGAGAATCCAACCGTTAAAGCGGATAAGTGCGAGAGGATTTGA
- the LOC131256620 gene encoding uncharacterized protein LOC131256620, producing the protein MDVKTGGGKFFQYKAYCEKHSLDQKKKAESLQHGPDEVRRIKQIRPAGQSYLLRLQGLLRTIRMENAGGGNDDVGLEVTEDGRVVLSQGPPSTTTPVMTGATMTLYYL; encoded by the exons ATGGATGTGAAAACTGGTGGAGGCAAGTTTTTTCAGTACAAGGCTTATTGTGAAAAGCATAGCTTAGATCAGAAAAAGAAG GCTGAGAGTCTGCAACATGGACCTGATGAGGTCCGCCGCATTAAGCAAATCCGG CCAGCAGGCCAGAGCTACCTATTGAGGTTGCAGGGCCTGCTACGTACAATTCGAATGGAGAATGCTGGTGGAGGCAATGATGACGTTGGCCTGGAAGTAACAGAAGATGGACGGGTGGTGTTATCTCAGGGTCCGCCAAGCACGACGACACCGGTGATGACGGGTGCAaccatgactttgtattatttgtga
- the LOC131256687 gene encoding zinc finger A20 and AN1 domain-containing stress-associated protein 6-like, with protein MDLPTLCANNCGFFGSDATKNLCSKCYKDFVLKQSTAIIVGLPIQLAGNEGGTTNANDGPAKQLPNRCGLCRKRVGLTGFQCRCGGTFCSVHRFWDKHDCSFDFKKMGRDAIARENPTVKADKCERI; from the coding sequence ATGGACCTACCAACTCTCTGCGCTAACAACTGTGGATTCTTCGGCAGTGATGCAACAAAAAATCTCTGCTCCAAGTGCTACAAAGATTTCGTCCTCAAGCAATCAACGGCCATAATTGTGGGACTACCAATTCAGTTGGCCGGCAATGAAGGAGGGACCACCAATGCTAATGATGGTCCTGCCAAACAACTCCCGAATCGGTGCGGGTTATGCAGGAAGCGTGTCGGGCTCACGGGCTTCCAGTGCCGATGCGGAGGCACGTTCTGCTCCGTCCATCGATTCTGGGACAAGCACGACTGCTCGTTCGATTTCAAGAAGATGGGCCGGGATGCGATCGCGAGAGAGAATCCCACCGTTAAAGCGGATAAGTGCGAGAGGATTTGA